One Aegilops tauschii subsp. strangulata cultivar AL8/78 chromosome 7, Aet v6.0, whole genome shotgun sequence genomic window carries:
- the LOC109748174 gene encoding F-box protein At5g03100-like, whose product METMPEHRRPKLSDAAAGGGEDWLSALPDDLLIHILLKLRDAPVAARTSVLARRWRRIWALLPELHFPDGTDPDGIRAALAAHDAPALSHLSVAAIEATPESVAAWLPIDACRLSGVLDFQNRGNMDETSAASPLKLPCFQNATKVVLDLDSIGLTLPPSGIFTRLADLVLIGIQLHELVFSVCETELYD is encoded by the exons ATGGAGACCATGCCAGAGCATCGGAGGCCAAAGCTATCCGACGCCGCCGCAGGAGGTGGCGAGGACTGGCTCAGCGCGCTGCCGGACGACCTCCTCATCCATATCCTCCTCAAGCTCCGGGACGCCCCCGTCGCCGCTCGGACCAGCGTCCTTGCCCGCCGCTGGCGCCGCATCTGGGCTCTCCTGCCGGAGCTCCATTTCCCCGATGGCACTGACCCTGACGGCATacgcgccgccctcgccgcccatGATGCCCCTGCCCTCAGCCATCTCTCCGTTGCCGCCATCGAGGCCACCCCTGAATCCGTCGCGGCATGGCTCCCCATCGACGCCTGTCGCCTCTCCGGTGTCCTAGATTTCCAGAACAGGGGGAACATGGACGAGACCTCCGCCGCCTCTCCTTTGAAGCTGCCTTGCTTTCAGAACGCAACCAAGGTCGTGCTTGATCTAGATTCTATCGGCCTCACCCTGCCGCCTTCCGGCATATTTACCCGGCTCGCCGATCTGGTGCTGATTGGCATCCAGCTCCATG AACTTGTTTTCAGTGTCTGTGAGACTGAACTATACGACTAA